ACCGCCATCAGTTCATGTTCCGACGGAATCCGGTCGCCCGGCCGCAACTCCCCGTTCAGAACCCGGCGCTCGATATCCCCATAGATCCGCTGATGGAACGACACCGCCGCCTGCCCAGTCACCCTGCCCTCGCCATTCCCCCGGCCGCACCCCGTCGGCCACACGAATAAGCATAGACATATTCAGGGGGGCGGCCAAGGGGCGGGGTGGGTCGTCAGCGGGAAAGGGCGGTGAGGATACGCTCGCGGAGCGAGGTGACTTTCTCGATGTAGAACTCGGCGCCAGCTTCGGTATAGACCTCCAGGGCGCCATCGACGGCTGCCAGAGCCTCCGAAAGAAGGCCACGATCGCTCATGCGTTCGGCCAACGTGAGAAGCGCGATTGCGAGATTGTTCTGGGACATCGCCCAGTCCAGGGGCACACGCTCGCGGGTCCATTCCGTAAGGGAGGCACGATAGGCATCAACGGCCTCCTCCAGCCGCGCCGTGCCGCTCGCGCGCTCGCCAAGCGCCTGAAGCGCAGCGCCGAAATTGTTCTGGGTCAGCGCCCAGTTCAGGGGCACACACTCGCGGGTCCATTCCGTAAGAGCGGCACGATAGGCATCAACGGCCTCCTCCAGCCGCGTCGTGCCGCTCTCGCGGGCGCCAAGCGTCCGAAGCGCAGCGCCAAGATTGTTCTGAGTCGTCGCCCAGTCCAGAGGCACGCGCTCGCGGGTTAATTCCAAAAGGGCGGCACGATAGGCATCAACGGCCTCCTCCAGCCACGCCGTGCCGCTCGCGCGCTCGCCAAGCGCCCAAAGCGCAGCGCCAAGATTGTTCTGGGTCGCCGCCCAGTCGAGGGGCACACGCTCGCGGGTCAATTCCGAAAGGGCGGCACGATGGGCATCGACGGCCTCCTCCAGCCGCGCCGTGCCGCTCGCGCGGGCACCAAGCGTCTGAAGCGCATTGCCAAGATTGTTCTGGGTTCCCGCCCAGTCCAGAGGCACGCGCGCGCGGGTCCGTTCCAAAAGGGCGGCACGATAGGCATCAACGGCCTCCTCCAGC
This genomic window from Tistrella bauzanensis contains:
- a CDS encoding tetratricopeptide repeat protein — its product is MARLEEAVDAYRAALTEWTRERVPLNWAGTQNNLANALWALGARASGTARLEEAVDAYRAALTEWTRERVPLDWAATQNNLGNALWALGARASGTARLEEAVDAYRAALLERTRARVPLDWAGTQNNLGNALQTLGARASGTARLEEAVDAHRAALSELTRERVPLDWAATQNNLGAALWALGERASGTAWLEEAVDAYRAALLELTRERVPLDWATTQNNLGAALRTLGARESGTTRLEEAVDAYRAALTEWTRECVPLNWALTQNNFGAALQALGERASGTARLEEAVDAYRASLTEWTRERVPLDWAMSQNNLAIALLTLAERMSDRGLLSEALAAVDGALEVYTEAGAEFYIEKVTSLRERILTALSR